The following are encoded together in the Bradyrhizobium sp. CCGUVB1N3 genome:
- a CDS encoding efflux RND transporter periplasmic adaptor subunit produces the protein MTRLAPMGTAAAILAAAGVVLFAGGGLRPRPDVDRLVSTANAADTGTPIYFRDPDGKPYYSLRPKKTADGRDYRAVQASEDISFDEPDQPAGTAPADTKGDRKIKYYRNPMGLPDTSPAPKKDSMGMDYIPVYEGDDSDDDSVRLSPGKIQRTGVKSEPAELRRIRTLVRAPGTIQLDERRISVVAMRAESFVQKVADVTTGSRVAKGQPLMEVYSSAVASAAAEYLATITSKTTAGIEPYGRGSRQRLVNLDVPEPVIAEMEKNHSVPITIVWSSPRDGIVLQRNAIEGMRAQPGDVLFRIADISLVWANVDVAERDLGGIKVGQSVSVRARSYPGREFNGHIGVIYPQVNKETRTARVRIELSNADLALLPDMYVDAEIDTGTPVPVLAVAESAVLDTGSRQAVLVDKGQGRFEPREVKLGRRGEGYVEIRDGLAVGEAIVTSANFLIDAESNLKAALKGFADGDKATGGKP, from the coding sequence ATGACCCGCCTCGCCCCCATGGGCACTGCCGCTGCGATTCTCGCAGCGGCAGGTGTCGTGCTGTTCGCCGGTGGCGGCTTGCGACCGCGGCCCGATGTCGACCGCCTCGTATCTACCGCAAACGCTGCGGATACGGGCACGCCGATCTATTTCCGCGATCCGGACGGCAAGCCGTACTACTCGCTGAGGCCAAAGAAAACGGCCGACGGCCGCGACTATCGCGCCGTGCAGGCGAGCGAAGACATCAGCTTCGACGAGCCCGACCAGCCGGCCGGCACAGCGCCGGCCGACACCAAGGGCGATCGCAAGATCAAATATTATCGCAACCCGATGGGTCTGCCCGACACCTCGCCGGCGCCGAAGAAGGATTCGATGGGGATGGATTACATCCCCGTCTACGAGGGTGACGACAGCGACGACGACTCGGTCAGGCTGTCGCCCGGCAAGATCCAGCGCACCGGCGTGAAATCCGAGCCCGCTGAATTGCGCCGGATCAGGACGCTGGTGCGCGCCCCCGGCACCATCCAGCTCGATGAGCGGCGGATCTCAGTGGTCGCGATGCGCGCCGAGAGTTTCGTGCAGAAGGTCGCCGACGTGACCACCGGCAGCCGCGTGGCGAAGGGCCAGCCGCTGATGGAGGTCTACAGCTCCGCGGTCGCCTCCGCGGCCGCCGAATATCTCGCAACCATCACCTCGAAGACCACGGCCGGCATCGAGCCTTATGGCCGCGGCTCGCGGCAGCGGCTGGTCAATCTCGACGTGCCCGAGCCCGTCATCGCCGAGATGGAGAAAAATCATTCGGTGCCGATCACTATCGTGTGGTCGTCGCCGCGCGACGGCATCGTGCTCCAGCGCAACGCCATCGAGGGCATGCGCGCCCAGCCCGGCGACGTGCTGTTCCGCATCGCCGATATCTCGCTGGTGTGGGCAAATGTCGACGTCGCCGAGCGCGACCTCGGCGGCATCAAGGTCGGCCAATCCGTGTCGGTGCGGGCCCGCAGCTATCCCGGCCGGGAGTTCAACGGCCACATCGGCGTGATCTATCCGCAGGTGAACAAGGAGACGCGCACCGCGCGGGTGCGGATCGAGCTGTCCAATGCCGATCTCGCGCTGCTTCCCGACATGTATGTCGATGCCGAGATCGACACCGGCACTCCGGTGCCGGTGCTCGCAGTGGCCGAGAGCGCGGTGCTCGACACCGGCAGCCGGCAGGCCGTTCTGGTCGACAAGGGACAGGGCCGCTTCGAACCGCGCGAGGTCAAGCTCGGACGGCGCGGCGAGGGTTATGTCGAAATCCGCGACGGGCTCGCCGTGGGCGAGGCGATCGTCACCTCCGCCAACTTCCTGATCGACGCCGAGAGCAATTTGAAGGCGGCGCTGAAGGGATTTGCCGACGGCGACAAGGCTACGGGAGGCAAGCCATGA
- the ihpA gene encoding divalent metal ion exporter subunit IhpA gives MSCRRTAARLACAMAILIGGPLMLAAQAQTLTMRAALTRALAASPRLTAAERDVGIATGQRIQAGALLNPELSYEQDNSFGSGIYRGTKSAETTLQISQAFELFGKREARIAAGSAGIEAAAIQRKAVRLEVLSETAIAFLSVLGAQRRIQILDEQVAAIDRLTPLLRRRVEAGASSPAETGRAEVASALVKADRERFKATLASARRELAVLMGDPTPKFADVSGRLDPTGRPPTFQSVVAAIDANPQLVRWTAVFAQRNAELLLARLKPYPDVRIAAGWRHFNETNDDAVRLTVSVPIPVFDQNQGNVLSAQESLAKTKAEREANRNALIVVAGRAYDSLQGSLRELAVLRETAIPKAQEAAEAISQGYGQGRFTLLEVLDAQASVTQARLREQEAQQNFHAAVATIEGLVGNPFTLARESAR, from the coding sequence ATGTCTTGCAGGCGAACTGCCGCGCGCTTGGCGTGCGCGATGGCGATTCTCATCGGCGGGCCGCTCATGCTGGCCGCGCAGGCCCAGACCCTGACCATGCGCGCTGCGCTGACGCGCGCGCTCGCTGCCAGCCCGCGGCTGACGGCCGCCGAGCGCGATGTCGGCATCGCCACGGGCCAGCGCATCCAGGCCGGCGCGCTGCTCAATCCGGAGCTGTCCTATGAGCAGGACAATTCCTTCGGCTCCGGCATCTATCGCGGCACGAAATCGGCCGAGACCACGCTCCAGATCAGCCAGGCCTTCGAGCTGTTCGGCAAACGCGAGGCACGGATCGCCGCGGGTAGCGCCGGCATCGAAGCGGCCGCAATCCAGCGCAAGGCTGTCAGGCTCGAGGTGCTCTCGGAGACCGCGATCGCATTCCTCAGCGTGCTCGGCGCGCAGCGCCGCATCCAGATCCTGGACGAGCAGGTTGCTGCGATCGATCGCCTGACACCCTTGCTCCGCCGCCGTGTCGAGGCCGGCGCCTCTTCGCCCGCAGAGACCGGCCGGGCCGAGGTCGCCTCCGCGCTGGTGAAGGCCGACCGCGAGCGCTTCAAGGCGACGCTTGCGAGCGCCCGGCGCGAGCTCGCCGTGCTGATGGGCGATCCCACGCCGAAATTCGCCGACGTCTCCGGACGGCTTGACCCCACCGGCCGACCACCCACGTTCCAGTCGGTCGTCGCCGCCATCGATGCCAATCCGCAACTGGTGCGCTGGACCGCAGTCTTTGCGCAGCGCAACGCCGAGCTGCTTCTGGCGCGCTTAAAACCCTATCCGGACGTGCGGATTGCTGCCGGCTGGCGTCATTTCAACGAGACCAATGACGACGCGGTGCGCCTCACAGTCTCGGTCCCGATCCCCGTATTCGACCAGAACCAGGGCAACGTCCTCTCGGCGCAGGAAAGTCTCGCCAAGACAAAGGCCGAGCGCGAAGCCAATCGCAACGCGCTGATCGTGGTTGCAGGCCGCGCCTATGACTCGCTGCAGGGTTCGCTGCGCGAGCTCGCCGTGCTGCGCGAGACAGCAATCCCCAAGGCGCAGGAAGCGGCGGAAGCCATTTCCCAAGGCTACGGCCAGGGCCGCTTCACGCTGCTCGAAGTGCTCGATGCGCAGGCGAGCGTCACGCAGGCGCGGCTGCGCGAGCAGGAGGCGCAACAGAACTTCCATGCCGCGGTCGCCACCATCGAAGGCCTCGTCGGCAATCCGTTCACGCTCGCCCGGGAGAGCGCAAGATGA